AAAAGGTTCATCCAACAGCAATATTCTCGGCTGAACCGCCAATGCTCTTGCTAGCGCCACCCGTTGGCGTTGACCTCCAGAGAGTTGGGAGGGATAGCGATCGCCAAATCCCTGCAACCTCACCAAATCCAGAAGTTCCTCAACTCGCGGTTTAATTCTATTTTTGGCAAACTTGCGGATTTCCAAGGGAAAAGCAATGTTCTGGCGCACTGTCAAGTGCTTAAACAAAGCGTAATGCTGAAACACGAAGCCTATTTGGCGTTCTTGCACCGATTTGTATGTTGCATCTTCACCAATTAGCCAGATATGACCAGAATTAGGAACTTCTAACCCCGCAATCATCCGCAACAAAGTTGATTTTCCAGATCCAGATGGTCCTAACAGCGCCACAAGAGAACCTGTTGGAATTTCTAAACTGACGTTATCAACAGCAAGGAAAGAGCCAAACTGCCTAGTTACATTCTCAACAACAATGCCCATAGTAAGATCCTTCAAGAAACTGATATTGTAAAAAAGTACGGCTTGTCTATCGAAAAGCGAGAATCAGATGACAATGTCTATTTCATCACGTTTTCAAAATCCTCCTGAACAAAACACCAAACTTAGCTTTAAGGCCCGTTCATTCTTACCCCTGAAGCACAATAGTTTGTTAAAAATTGAAACGGGAGTTGTGCGAATTATCACTTGGCATGAAGATGGTACGCTTGTGACTTTGGGTATTTGGGGACCTGGAGATATCGTTGGTCAAGCGTTTTCTAAACTTGAACCATATCAGATAGAGTGTCTAACTAAAGTAGAGGTAACCATAGTGCCTTTAGAAGGGTGGTTTCCATTCACGGATGTTATGCTTGCCCATATTCAACAAGCAGAAGAATTGATGATTATTCGTAGCCATAAAACAGTGGAAGTCATGCTTATTAAACTCCTAGGTTGGTTAGTAAAAAAATTTGGTCGAGAGGTAAAAAGCGGACATCTCATTGACTTACGCCTAACTCATCAAGATATTGCTGATATGCTTAATTCAACTCGCGTGACAATCACTCGCGTCCTCACTCAGTTAGAGGAACAGGGGTTGATTCATCGTCTTCCCTTGCATCGGATTGTCTTAAAAGAAGAAGAACTTTGGCACTATGAAATATAGCTGTCCATGCGTTAGCAAGACCAGCCATCTCCTTCAGTGTTTGGCTTACCTACAATTTTTAGATTTAAAGATTCCAGGTAAGCTAAACCATGCCTAATTTGTGCTACTGTCCCACGAAGTTCCAAGTCAAAGCATCCCTCTCCATTGGTCTGTTTTCCTAGCATTGCGCCCGTAATATTAACGACTAAACCATAAATGGCAATCAGGCGAGAAATCACAGGTTCTTGTTGGTAATGTCCGGGAATCTGTAGGCGTAAGCGAATCTTTGTGATACTGCTGCTTTTAAAAACTGCTGTAATCATAGTTATTAATAATTTATAATTTATCACTTTTAGTGAGTCATTAGATCTTTGACAAAAATAGGAGATTTAAAGATATTTGAAACCGCAGACCAACGCAGAGCAATAAAGATAGATTGTTTATGTACTTCTGGTGTTTGTCTGTGGTTTCAGAAAAACTTGACTTTTCTAATAGACTCAATGAGGTCTATTAACTTAGTCATTACAAATTACGAATGAATCATCACCAACTCCCTGTGTCGATGTCGTGCCAAATTTCTAGATTCAAGTCATTGATGTAGATCAACGCACTATCAATTTGTGCAGAAGTTCCTTGTAAATCTAGGTCAAACCAACCATCTCCAACACCATTAGAACCCAACATAGCAGCTGTGATATTCACAATGAGACCATAGTCTGACACCAAGCGAGAAATGACAGGTTCTTGGTGATAGTCTTTTGGAATTCTGATCCGAATTCGTTTGTGGGTGAGCTGATTGTCTGAAACCATAGGTGAATTTACCCCTTGACTAACCATCTGCTTTAATGTTTTACATTTGTTTTCTTACCTGTATTCCGTTCCACAATCTCCTTCACCACCAAAGTCACGACTGCAAGCAGTCCTAACAAGACAGCAGCCGAAAACGCTGCTTCAGTTTGATACTGTTTGTAGGAATCCTCTATAAATAAAGGTAAGCTCTGAGTTTTGCCTTCAATGTTTCCAGAAACTACCGAAACAGCACCAAATTCACCCATTGCTCTAGCGTTGGTTAAGAGTAAGCCGTAGAGCAAACCCCAACGGATATTTGGCAAGGTGATGCGCCAAAATATCTGCCACTCATTTGCACCCAGCGTTTTCGCTGCTTCTTCTTGGTCACCACCTATCTCCTCTAGAACGGGAATCACTTCACGCGCAACAAAGGGCATACTCACGAATGCTGTCGCCAGTACCATCCCCGGAAAAGCGAAGATAACTTTGAAATCCAATGCTTGTAAAGCGGGACCGAACCAGCCATTGCGCCCGTAAAGTAGTACAACCATGAGTCCTGCAACTACAGGCGAGATAGAAAAGGGCAGGTCGATAATGCTTAAAAGAAAAGCACGACCTGGGAATTGGCGGCGGGCGATCGCCCAAGCTGCACACAAACCAAATACTGTATTTATAGGTACAGTAATGACAGCCAAAGCTACCGTCAACCAAGCTGCATGAATAAAGTTGGGTGCGCTGAGGTTAGAAAAGAAGGTACCAATTCCACCTTTAAAAGCTTGGACGAAGACATTGATAGCAGGAATATAGATTACCAAAGCCAAATAGAACACTGCGATCCCAATCAAAATGACTGGCGCAATATTTCTTGGTTTAACACGCTTTTGAGTATTTGGTTCTGCTCCTGTCGTTGAATGAAAATGTGGTTGTGGAAAATCATCACTTTGCGTCATATCTTCGTCCCCAAGCTTGTAAAAGATTAATTCCCAGCAGCATTACCAACGAAATTGTGAGTAACACTACGCCAATAACCGTGGCTCCAGAATAGTCATACTGCTCTAAGCGCTGGAAAATAAGCACAGGTGCAATTAAGTCATTGAAGGGAGTGTTGGAGGCTACAATGACGGTCGAACCATACTCCCCGACTGCACGAGAGAAACCCAAAGCAACACCTGTCAATATCGAGGGAAATAACGGTGGTAGAATAACCTTCCAGAAAGTTTGCGACTCAGATGCACCCAAGCTCCAAGCTGCTTCTTCAGTTTCCTTTTCCATCTCTAGCAGTACAGGTTGTACTGTTCTGACGATAAATGGTAAGGATATGAATATCATTGCTATTGCTACACCTGCGCGAGTGAAAGCTATCTTGATCCCAAATGGTGCTAATAAAGAGCCAATCCAGCCGTTGTCACTGTAAACGGTTGCTAGGGTTAGCCCTGCTACTGCCGTTGGTAATGCAAACGGTAAATCTACGGTGGCATCAAGCAAACGCTTAAAAGGAAAATCATAGCGGACAAAGACCCAAGCAATAAGTGTGCCAAAGACACCATTGATGAGACCTGCTGCTAGGGCTGTTAAAAAAGTGACTTGGTATGTCGAGAGCGCAATTTCACTGGTGGCAATTTCCCAAAACTTAGCAGGAGGTTCAGTACCTGCTTTCAGTAACATCGCAGTTACTGGTAAAAACAACATTACAGCTAAGTACAAGAAAGTAATTCGCCATGTCCAGGGAAGCTTAGCCAAACCAACCAGGTAGCTCTTCCAACCTGGAAGTTTTCGACGAACCTGTTTTTCCTGTGAAGATGATGGAGGTGAAGATATAGTCATAAGCAGTGAGTGAGAAAGTAGGGAGATGGGGGAGTGTTAGCGTTTGCGCAGCGCCCCCTCCGGGGCTAGCAAGCCGTAGGCTGGGAGAGAGTCATTAGTGATAATTTATGACTAATGACTAATGACTATTTTTTTGCTTGAATTTGGTCAAAAACAGCCCCATCTTCAAAGAACTTCTTCTGAATAGAGTCCCAGCCACCGTAATCTTGAACTGTACCTAGACTTTTGACCTTGGGATATTTGCTAGCAAGTTCCTTGGTCTGTGGAGTTTCTTCTATAGGTCGGAATCCCACTTTGGCAAATTCCTGCTGTGCTTCTGGAGTGTACAAGTATTTGACAAAAGCTTCAGCAACTTCCCGATTTCGGTGTTTATCGACGTTCTGATCTACAATTGCGATTGGATTGTCGATGGAGACGTTTACATCAGGAATGACGTAATCTACTTTTTCGCCCTTTTGTTGCGCAAGAATAATCTCGTTTTCGTAGTTGATTAGCGCATCCCCTTGACCCCGCTTAGCAAAGATATCAGTTGCTTCACGAGCATCTTTTGTTAAAATAGGCACATTTTTGTACACCTTGGTCACAAACTCTAGCGCTTTTTGATCTCCTCCTCCTGTTTTCGCGACAGAATTCCAAAGCGCGAGGAAGTTCCAACGAGCTATACCAGAGGTTTTGGGGTCAGCGGTAATTAACTTTACGTTATCCTTTGCCAAATCTGCCCAAGTTTTGAGACCTTTTGGATTACCTGGGCGAGTGACTAATGCAGCAACAGATTTGGAGACAATGGCATTATTGGGAAATTCTTTCTCCCATCCTGGCTCAATTAACTTAGCCTTCTGAATCTTGTCTACGTCTAACCCAAGTGCTAGGTGAACAACATCTGCTTCTAAACCATCAATCACAGCACGGGTTTGAGAACCAGAACCCCCATAGCTTTGATCAAAGGAGACATTCTGGTTATGTTCTTTCTTCCACTGTTCCACGAATTTTGGAATAATGGCGTCATGAGCTGCTTTTGTGACGGCAAAAGAAACAAGAGTTAATCTCACATCTTGCTTGTTGGCAGCTACAGGAGTTGCTGTGGAACCACCTGCATCAGTGCTAGTGGAGGAATTACTCGCACCGTTACCAGAGCAAGCGGCGATCGCTACACTCAAACTTACTCCCACCAAAAACAGTGACAGAAAGCCTTTTATAGAATTCAGCCTAAATTTATTAACTATTTTTAAGAATATTTGCTTTGATTCCAAGATATGCTGCCAAAAACTCATGTTGTTTTTCCCTGACATTTTACGGCATAGCGCTAAGTTAACCGTATTTATAGCGTATTGTGAGATATAATACATAGAATTTGCCGAAAATGCAAGAGAAATTCATCACTTTCTTGATAAGAAAAGTGGAAGTTTTTGGGAGCTATTGCCGGAGAAACTGTTGCGGGAAGCAGCTATGGAAACTTATGAGGTAACCCATCTTGAAAGACTAGCAGTTCTCCGGGGAGGATTTGCGTCCAGACTTCGTTGTCAGTTAGAGGAGTGGTGGCGATGACAGCAACGCGATCGCTTGGACTGGTCAATTCACTAAAATCAACAGTCACGTCTTGGTCAATTAAATGAGCCGCTGCAAAGGGCGCTTGACGTACGATGTAGCTGAGTTTTGTTGAGCAGTGAGCAAAAAAGTGTTCGCCATCGGAAAGTAAGTAGTTAAAAATACCTTTTTGTGCTAATTTTTCACTGACTTCCTTAAGTACTGAGTAAAGTTTCTCCAAAGGAGGCTTTTTCTGAGGAAAATATTCTCGAAATCTTTCCAGTATGAGGCAAAAAGCTTTTTCACTATCGGTGTTACCTACAGGTTGATAAAAACTAAAGTCTTTAGGATCAAAACCTGGCAAATCTCCATTGTGGGCAAATACCCAGTATCTTCCCCACAGTTCACGACGGAAGGGATGGCAGTTTTCCAAAGTAACTTTGCCTTGAGTTGCTTTGCGGATATGAGCAATTACGTGAGTGGAGTGGATAGGATAGTGTCGCACAAACTCAGCGACGGGAGAGAAAACAGAGGGTTTGGCATCTAAAAAAAATCGGCATCCTTTCCCTTCAAAGAAAGCAATTCCCCAACCATCGCGATGGTCGTCAGTTTTGCCTCCCCGCGTCGAAAAGCCCTCAAAAGAAAAGCAAATATCAGTTGGTACATTGCAATTCATTCCCAGCAGTTGGCACATGGATGTTGAAACTCTGAATTTTAGACTAGTGGCTGGGATCAAGATAATCCAGAATCGCTCAATTGATCTGGTACGAATGTTTCATTCCACAAAAATTCACTGTTCAGTTCTGTAGGAACGCTTCACGGGCAGCGATTGCAACCCGTGACCAATCAAAGAAACACTCTTGAGGGAAAGAGGGAAGGAGGGAGTGAAATCAATTGAAGGACGTTGTTAGTCGGGGAACTCGCCTGCAGTACTGCGTTGCTCACACTTGGTTTGAAAAACTGACTTCTGTTAATCGCGAGTCATGGTTACCACAGGTACTTGATTTTTTAATCAGTCTATGGAACTGTATTAAATCAATAAACACATTTTTCAGTCAAATAGCCGTACTTTTATTTCTGGAGCAATTTTCAATCATGGATCTAATCAAAACTTGGAAGTCTTGGTCACAACCTTGGCAAAAGTCTTCAACCCGTGCCCGTACCCTGTTCATTGCTGCGGGTTTAAGTGTTGGCGCAGTCATACCTGTCTATGCAGGAGCGACTCTACAAAACCCAACTTCTAAGCCTGAACTCATCAGTCAGAACCAAAAACCACTTGAATTAACTCTGGTTTCCTACGCTGTAACCAAAGAGGCTTACTCAAAAATTATTCCTCTATTTGTTAAAAAGTGGAAGCAAGAACGCAAGCAGGATATCACTTTTCGAGAAAGTTATGGTGGTTCTGGTTCCCAAACACGAGCAGTGATTGATGGTTTGGAAGCTGATGTAGTAGCGCTGGCGTTAGGACAAGACGTGAACCAAATCCAGAAGGCAGGGCTAATCGGTCCTAACTGGGAAAAAGAGGCTCCTAACAATGGGATTGTTACTAAGTCCGTGGTTGCGTTGGTGACTCGTAAAGGCAATCCTAAACAAGTTCGTGATTGGAACGACTTGGTTAAACCAGGAGTCAGTGTCATAACTGCCAATCCTAAAACTTCTGGAGGTGCCCGTTGGAACTTCTTGGGACTGTGGGGTGCAGTGACTCAAAATGGAGGGGATGACGCAAAAGCCCTGGATTACGTCTCTAAGGTTTACAAAAATACCCCTGTGCTGCCAAAGGATGCGCGGGAAGCCAGTGATAC
This portion of the Brasilonema sennae CENA114 genome encodes:
- a CDS encoding Crp/Fnr family transcriptional regulator; translation: MSISSRFQNPPEQNTKLSFKARSFLPLKHNSLLKIETGVVRIITWHEDGTLVTLGIWGPGDIVGQAFSKLEPYQIECLTKVEVTIVPLEGWFPFTDVMLAHIQQAEELMIIRSHKTVEVMLIKLLGWLVKKFGREVKSGHLIDLRLTHQDIADMLNSTRVTITRVLTQLEEQGLIHRLPLHRIVLKEEELWHYEI
- a CDS encoding NIL domain-containing protein → MITAVFKSSSITKIRLRLQIPGHYQQEPVISRLIAIYGLVVNITGAMLGKQTNGEGCFDLELRGTVAQIRHGLAYLESLNLKIVGKPNTEGDGWSC
- a CDS encoding NIL domain-containing protein, with the protein product MVSDNQLTHKRIRIRIPKDYHQEPVISRLVSDYGLIVNITAAMLGSNGVGDGWFDLDLQGTSAQIDSALIYINDLNLEIWHDIDTGSW
- the cysW gene encoding sulfate ABC transporter permease subunit CysW, encoding MTQSDDFPQPHFHSTTGAEPNTQKRVKPRNIAPVILIGIAVFYLALVIYIPAINVFVQAFKGGIGTFFSNLSAPNFIHAAWLTVALAVITVPINTVFGLCAAWAIARRQFPGRAFLLSIIDLPFSISPVVAGLMVVLLYGRNGWFGPALQALDFKVIFAFPGMVLATAFVSMPFVAREVIPVLEEIGGDQEEAAKTLGANEWQIFWRITLPNIRWGLLYGLLLTNARAMGEFGAVSVVSGNIEGKTQSLPLFIEDSYKQYQTEAAFSAAVLLGLLAVVTLVVKEIVERNTGKKTNVKH
- the cysT gene encoding sulfate ABC transporter permease subunit CysT — encoded protein: MTISSPPSSSQEKQVRRKLPGWKSYLVGLAKLPWTWRITFLYLAVMLFLPVTAMLLKAGTEPPAKFWEIATSEIALSTYQVTFLTALAAGLINGVFGTLIAWVFVRYDFPFKRLLDATVDLPFALPTAVAGLTLATVYSDNGWIGSLLAPFGIKIAFTRAGVAIAMIFISLPFIVRTVQPVLLEMEKETEEAAWSLGASESQTFWKVILPPLFPSILTGVALGFSRAVGEYGSTVIVASNTPFNDLIAPVLIFQRLEQYDYSGATVIGVVLLTISLVMLLGINLLQAWGRRYDAK
- a CDS encoding sulfate ABC transporter substrate-binding protein, yielding MSFWQHILESKQIFLKIVNKFRLNSIKGFLSLFLVGVSLSVAIAACSGNGASNSSTSTDAGGSTATPVAANKQDVRLTLVSFAVTKAAHDAIIPKFVEQWKKEHNQNVSFDQSYGGSGSQTRAVIDGLEADVVHLALGLDVDKIQKAKLIEPGWEKEFPNNAIVSKSVAALVTRPGNPKGLKTWADLAKDNVKLITADPKTSGIARWNFLALWNSVAKTGGGDQKALEFVTKVYKNVPILTKDAREATDIFAKRGQGDALINYENEIILAQQKGEKVDYVIPDVNVSIDNPIAIVDQNVDKHRNREVAEAFVKYLYTPEAQQEFAKVGFRPIEETPQTKELASKYPKVKSLGTVQDYGGWDSIQKKFFEDGAVFDQIQAKK
- a CDS encoding class II glutamine amidotransferase gives rise to the protein MCQLLGMNCNVPTDICFSFEGFSTRGGKTDDHRDGWGIAFFEGKGCRFFLDAKPSVFSPVAEFVRHYPIHSTHVIAHIRKATQGKVTLENCHPFRRELWGRYWVFAHNGDLPGFDPKDFSFYQPVGNTDSEKAFCLILERFREYFPQKKPPLEKLYSVLKEVSEKLAQKGIFNYLLSDGEHFFAHCSTKLSYIVRQAPFAAAHLIDQDVTVDFSELTSPSDRVAVIATTPLTDNEVWTQILPGELLVFQDGLPHKFP
- a CDS encoding sulfate ABC transporter substrate-binding protein, yielding MDLIKTWKSWSQPWQKSSTRARTLFIAAGLSVGAVIPVYAGATLQNPTSKPELISQNQKPLELTLVSYAVTKEAYSKIIPLFVKKWKQERKQDITFRESYGGSGSQTRAVIDGLEADVVALALGQDVNQIQKAGLIGPNWEKEAPNNGIVTKSVVALVTRKGNPKQVRDWNDLVKPGVSVITANPKTSGGARWNFLGLWGAVTQNGGDDAKALDYVSKVYKNTPVLPKDAREASDTFYKRNQGDVLLNYENEEILAKQKGEADNSVVIPQVNISIDAPVAVVDKVVDKRGTRQVAEAFVKFLFTPEAQREFAKVGFRSVNSTVANETQKQFPKVGKLYTVSNFGGWDAVQKKFFADGTVFDKIQGGRR